From a region of the uncultured Jannaschia sp. genome:
- a CDS encoding aminotransferase class I/II-fold pyridoxal phosphate-dependent enzyme, with protein sequence MRILLSKPHMGGTEIAHVQAAFDANFIAPAGPQLEAFEAAIAARLGHGVHCVGLSSGSAALHLALRIAGVTRGDEVWTTSMNFAGGVFPVLYEGATPVFFDLSPASWTIDTDLLEAALRDAATAGTLPKVIVPTDLYGQSANLAAIEALAVQHGVRVVVDSAESLGATIGGRPAGTGGDAAILSFNGNKIITTSGGGMLVTRHADWADRARFLATQARDPAPHYEHSTYGYNYRLSNVCAAIGLGQLDVLDARIAARRAIFARYADALTPLGVRMMPEPDGHRSTHWLTALALPEGGPDRERMRRTLADHGIEARPLWKPMHLQPLFAGARYVGQGVDEDLFSRGLCLPSGSDLTRSEQDEVIGRVSDLLSPG encoded by the coding sequence ATGAGGATCCTGCTGTCCAAGCCGCATATGGGCGGCACCGAGATCGCCCATGTTCAGGCAGCCTTCGATGCCAATTTCATCGCGCCCGCCGGCCCGCAGCTCGAGGCGTTCGAGGCGGCCATCGCTGCGCGGCTGGGGCATGGCGTGCATTGCGTCGGACTGTCGTCGGGATCGGCGGCTCTGCATCTAGCACTCAGGATTGCCGGTGTGACGCGCGGCGACGAGGTCTGGACGACCTCGATGAACTTCGCGGGCGGCGTCTTCCCGGTCCTCTACGAAGGTGCGACGCCCGTCTTCTTCGACCTCTCGCCGGCAAGCTGGACGATCGACACGGACCTCCTCGAGGCGGCGCTGCGCGATGCGGCGACGGCCGGAACCCTCCCGAAGGTCATCGTTCCGACCGATCTGTACGGGCAATCGGCAAATCTCGCCGCGATCGAGGCCCTCGCCGTGCAGCATGGCGTGCGCGTGGTGGTGGACAGCGCCGAAAGCCTCGGCGCGACGATCGGGGGCCGCCCGGCGGGCACCGGCGGCGATGCCGCGATCCTCAGCTTCAACGGCAACAAGATCATCACCACGTCCGGGGGCGGGATGCTCGTGACCCGGCACGCGGACTGGGCGGACCGGGCGCGGTTTCTTGCCACGCAGGCGCGCGATCCCGCGCCGCATTACGAGCATTCGACCTATGGCTACAATTACCGGCTGTCGAATGTCTGCGCGGCGATCGGGCTCGGCCAGCTCGACGTGCTGGATGCTCGCATCGCCGCCCGCCGCGCAATCTTCGCGCGCTACGCGGATGCGCTGACGCCCCTCGGGGTCCGGATGATGCCCGAGCCGGACGGCCATCGCTCGACGCACTGGCTGACCGCGCTCGCGCTGCCCGAGGGTGGCCCCGACCGCGAACGGATGCGCCGCACGCTGGCGGATCACGGGATCGAGGCGCGCCCGCTCTGGAAGCCGATGCATCTGCAGCCGCTCTTCGCGGGCGCCCGTTATGTTGGGCAAGGCGTGGACGAAGACCTCTTCTCGCGTGGCCTCTGCCTGCCCTCGGGCAGCGACCTGACCCGTTCCGAGCAGGACGAGGTGATCGGCCGCGTCAGCGACCTTCTGTCGCCGGGATGA
- a CDS encoding sugar transferase: MTDGERLQKRAFDLVGAGLGLAMLWPVIAVCWVVARRDTGASGFFLQTRIGQFGQPFEVIKIRTMRLSDGPLITTADDPRITPTGALLRRWKLDELPQLWNILRGEMSFVGPRPDVPGYLDRLEGEGRRVMSLRPGITGPATLKYRDEEALLAAQADPVAFNDRTIWPDKVRINLAYLDDWSLAEDIRYIVRTLRP; encoded by the coding sequence ATGACCGACGGCGAACGCCTCCAGAAGCGCGCGTTCGATCTTGTCGGCGCGGGGCTCGGACTGGCGATGCTCTGGCCGGTGATCGCGGTCTGTTGGGTCGTCGCACGCCGGGACACGGGCGCGAGCGGTTTCTTTCTTCAGACGCGGATCGGGCAGTTCGGCCAGCCGTTCGAGGTCATCAAGATCAGGACGATGCGGCTCTCGGACGGTCCCCTGATCACGACGGCCGACGATCCGCGGATCACGCCGACGGGGGCGCTCCTGCGGCGCTGGAAGCTCGACGAGCTGCCGCAGCTCTGGAACATCCTGCGCGGCGAGATGTCGTTCGTGGGACCGCGCCCCGATGTGCCGGGCTATCTCGACCGCCTGGAAGGGGAGGGGCGACGGGTCATGTCGCTTCGACCGGGCATCACCGGCCCGGCGACCCTGAAATACCGCGACGAGGAGGCGTTGCTCGCGGCGCAGGCCGACCCGGTTGCCTTCAACGATCGGACGATCTGGCCCGACAAGGTGCGGATCAACCTCGCTTATCTCGACGATTGGAGCCTCGCGGAGGATATCCGCTATATCGTCAGGACGCTGCGGCCGTGA
- a CDS encoding glycosyltransferase family 4 protein, producing MSPHIAIDALNLAQGGGVVVMDRIADALERRGAKVTVITSRTLPGNAASQAGTRLVHPQASGILRTQVFRATRLPDLLRHVGADAVLSLNYHTPTDLPQATFHMNLIPFLPWRERRRAVGSLRAFAQRRAALRALARSRLNLFESCYLHDRAANMTGRADVGEVLHIGVDLPTRPPAEPVPGRLIAVTSGARHKRNALAIEAFRRYRDAGRPHATLDLVGNAADIRASLPERLRVAIESDPTIRWRGYVAPSALEEMLAISWAMLATSALESFFMVAVEAMAAGCPVAGYDVASIRESVGPSVPLARDGDVDGLVTRLVALDDASRRATEVEAGRLWARTFDARSCADRIAARLIEGLS from the coding sequence ATGAGCCCCCATATCGCGATAGACGCCCTGAACCTCGCGCAGGGCGGCGGCGTCGTCGTCATGGACCGGATCGCCGATGCGCTCGAACGGCGCGGCGCGAAGGTCACGGTTATCACGTCGCGGACCCTGCCGGGGAACGCGGCGTCGCAGGCGGGCACACGCCTCGTGCATCCGCAGGCCTCGGGAATCCTGCGCACCCAGGTCTTTCGCGCGACCAGATTGCCCGACCTGCTGAGACATGTCGGAGCGGACGCGGTTCTCAGCCTGAATTACCACACGCCGACCGACCTGCCGCAGGCCACCTTCCACATGAACCTGATCCCGTTCCTGCCATGGCGTGAACGGCGTCGAGCCGTCGGAAGCCTGCGCGCATTCGCCCAGCGGCGCGCGGCGCTGCGGGCCTTGGCGCGATCAAGGCTGAACCTCTTCGAATCCTGCTATCTGCATGACCGTGCGGCCAACATGACGGGCCGCGCTGACGTCGGCGAGGTCTTGCATATCGGCGTCGACCTTCCCACGCGGCCCCCTGCCGAACCGGTTCCCGGCCGCCTCATCGCCGTGACCTCGGGTGCCCGACACAAGCGAAATGCATTGGCGATCGAGGCGTTTCGACGATACCGCGACGCGGGCCGGCCGCATGCGACGCTCGATCTGGTCGGAAACGCCGCCGACATCCGAGCGTCCTTGCCCGAGCGCCTGCGCGTGGCCATCGAGAGCGACCCGACCATTCGCTGGAGGGGCTATGTCGCGCCCTCCGCGCTGGAGGAGATGCTGGCCATATCCTGGGCAATGCTGGCAACGTCCGCCCTAGAATCCTTCTTCATGGTCGCCGTCGAAGCGATGGCAGCGGGATGCCCCGTTGCGGGATACGATGTCGCCTCCATACGGGAGAGCGTTGGCCCCTCGGTTCCCCTCGCGCGGGATGGCGATGTCGACGGGCTCGTGACACGGCTCGTCGCGCTCGATGATGCCTCGAGACGGGCGACGGAGGTCGAGGCGGGTCGGCTATGGGCCCGGACGTTCGATGCGCGAAGCTGCGCCGACAGGATCGCGGCGCGCCTGATCGAAGGTCTGTCGTGA
- the wecB gene encoding non-hydrolyzing UDP-N-acetylglucosamine 2-epimerase, with product MTLKVMTILGTRPEIIRLSRVMTRLETHLDHVLVHTGQNWDPRLSDVFFDDLDLRPPDHWLGVGGGTLGETLGAILTKSEAVIAAEAPDAVLILGDTNSAIAAIMARRMKVPVYHMEAGNRSFDRNVPEETNRRLVDHVADFNLVYTEHARRHLLSEGIHHRRIYLTGSPMREVLDHARPKIDASDVVARLGLTRRGYFIVSLHREENVDSPERLGALVSILGSLAARHDMPLVVSTHPRTRARLDDLGQEADARIRWMEPFGFHDYNALQMQAFCAISDSGTIAEESAILGFPAVTPRDAIERPEAMDTGCIAVTGLDPETIPEAVDVAVALYAEREAAGRSREIPVDYAVTNTSERVLQLILGTARLSNAWDGIR from the coding sequence ATGACCCTCAAGGTGATGACCATCCTGGGCACCCGGCCCGAGATCATTCGGTTGAGCCGGGTAATGACGCGGCTGGAGACGCATCTGGACCATGTGCTCGTGCATACCGGCCAGAACTGGGACCCGCGCCTGAGCGACGTCTTCTTCGACGATCTGGATTTGCGGCCGCCGGATCACTGGCTGGGCGTCGGCGGCGGCACGCTCGGCGAGACGCTGGGCGCGATCCTGACGAAGTCCGAAGCGGTCATCGCCGCCGAGGCGCCGGATGCCGTTCTGATCCTCGGGGACACCAATAGCGCCATCGCGGCCATCATGGCCCGCCGCATGAAGGTGCCCGTCTATCACATGGAGGCGGGCAACCGCTCCTTCGACCGCAATGTCCCCGAGGAGACGAACCGCCGTCTCGTGGATCACGTCGCGGATTTCAACCTCGTCTATACCGAGCACGCGCGGCGGCACCTGCTCTCCGAGGGCATTCATCATCGGCGCATCTACCTTACCGGCTCGCCCATGCGCGAGGTGCTGGACCACGCGCGCCCCAAGATCGACGCCTCGGACGTGGTGGCGCGGCTCGGTCTGACGCGGCGCGGCTATTTCATCGTCTCGCTTCACCGCGAGGAGAATGTCGACAGCCCCGAGCGGCTCGGCGCGCTCGTCTCGATCCTCGGGTCACTGGCCGCCCGGCACGACATGCCGCTCGTCGTCTCGACCCATCCGCGTACCCGCGCGCGACTGGACGACCTGGGGCAGGAAGCCGACGCCCGGATCCGCTGGATGGAGCCGTTCGGCTTTCACGACTACAACGCCCTCCAGATGCAGGCCTTCTGTGCCATCTCCGACAGCGGGACGATCGCCGAGGAGTCGGCGATCCTCGGCTTTCCGGCTGTCACGCCGCGCGACGCGATCGAGCGGCCCGAGGCGATGGACACAGGTTGTATCGCGGTCACAGGCCTCGATCCCGAGACGATCCCCGAGGCCGTGGACGTCGCCGTCGCCCTTTATGCCGAGCGGGAGGCCGCGGGCCGCTCCCGCGAGATCCCGGTGGACTACGCCGTCACCAACACCTCCGAACGGGTGCTCCAGCTGATCCTCGGGACGGCACGGCTTTCGAACGCGTGGGACGGGATCCGATGA
- a CDS encoding glycosyltransferase family 4 protein, with amino-acid sequence MKILLTHRYFWPDSPPYGWMLKAIAETLSAAGHDVHVLASIPSYTDDAPEAPMRERICGMSVHRVAVRAEGSRAGRVRASNALAYCRAIRREVEDLRPDVVTASSFPPVIAAATASAAARRVGAAFVYHVQDVHPEASRISGGLVGRSPVYDMLRVLDTRTLKRSDAIVTLSEDMAQTIRARGASIPDVTILNNFTLDAPSGHAPVPPDSGRRRAIFAGNMGRFQDLPVLLEGLSLALDRSPDWEVVLMGDGALRADLRARFGDHPRIRFLDRRPYAEAEPIIAGADIGLVSLRSGIEAVAYPSKTETYLGLGLPVLVLADPERALASDIEGKGLGRVTATRDPEDIAAAFAALTAPETLARAKAAVRARPDAATARMAALDAWVDLMARIRAAR; translated from the coding sequence ATGAAGATCCTCCTCACCCACCGCTATTTCTGGCCGGACAGCCCGCCCTATGGCTGGATGCTCAAGGCCATCGCGGAAACGCTGTCGGCGGCGGGGCATGACGTCCACGTCCTGGCGTCGATCCCGTCATATACCGATGACGCGCCGGAGGCGCCGATGCGTGAGCGGATCTGCGGCATGTCGGTACACCGGGTCGCCGTACGGGCGGAAGGGTCGCGGGCGGGCAGGGTGCGGGCATCGAACGCCTTGGCCTATTGTCGCGCCATTCGTCGGGAGGTCGAAGATCTCCGCCCGGATGTCGTGACGGCGTCCAGCTTCCCGCCGGTGATCGCCGCCGCCACGGCGTCGGCCGCGGCGCGCCGTGTCGGCGCCGCCTTCGTCTACCACGTGCAGGACGTCCATCCCGAGGCCAGCCGGATCAGTGGCGGGCTGGTCGGTCGGTCGCCGGTCTATGATATGCTACGGGTACTGGACACGCGCACGCTGAAGCGCAGCGACGCGATCGTCACCCTGTCCGAGGACATGGCGCAGACGATACGGGCGCGCGGTGCGTCCATTCCCGACGTCACCATTCTGAACAATTTCACACTCGATGCGCCATCTGGCCATGCACCCGTGCCGCCCGACAGCGGACGGCGGCGGGCCATCTTCGCGGGCAACATGGGGCGGTTCCAGGACCTTCCGGTCCTTCTGGAGGGGCTTTCGTTGGCCCTCGATCGATCCCCGGACTGGGAGGTCGTCCTGATGGGTGACGGGGCTCTCCGCGCAGATCTGCGGGCGCGGTTCGGGGACCATCCGCGCATTCGCTTCCTCGACCGGCGACCTTACGCCGAGGCCGAGCCAATCATTGCCGGTGCCGATATCGGTCTCGTTTCACTTCGAAGCGGGATCGAGGCGGTCGCCTACCCGTCGAAGACGGAAACCTATCTCGGGCTCGGTCTGCCCGTGCTGGTGCTGGCTGATCCCGAACGTGCCCTGGCCTCGGATATCGAAGGCAAGGGGCTCGGACGGGTTACGGCAACGCGGGACCCCGAGGACATCGCGGCGGCCTTCGCGGCGCTGACCGCGCCCGAGACCCTAGCCCGTGCCAAGGCGGCAGTGCGGGCCCGCCCGGATGCCGCAACGGCGCGTATGGCTGCGCTGGACGCCTGGGTGGACCTGATGGCGCGCATCCGGGCGGCGCGATGA
- a CDS encoding sulfotransferase: MTDEPLPFQPLIIIGAARSGTNALRDMLTRLPGFGTWPCDEINAVWRHGNLRHPSDALPPERATAEIRSFVRGAFVAAWRRQGHPDILVEKTCANTLRVPFVDAILPEAHFVHILRDGRAVVPSAMKRWRGELELPALGYYLRKLRYVPLIDLPVYAGRYLKNRIALRSGSAPRMAMWGPRPDGFRADPEVPLDVLCARQWGQCVTSASTALADIAPDRRITITYERMVANPATVLTEIAGMLGRSPSPDDIGAASDMIRRGAARDLPPLSSEAEAHIASVHVAQQGGGDAA, translated from the coding sequence GTGACGGACGAGCCGCTCCCGTTCCAGCCCCTGATCATCATCGGCGCCGCCCGTTCCGGCACGAACGCGCTGCGGGACATGCTGACCCGGCTGCCCGGCTTCGGCACCTGGCCCTGCGACGAGATCAACGCCGTCTGGCGACACGGGAACCTGCGCCATCCGTCCGACGCCCTGCCGCCCGAACGCGCGACGGCCGAGATCCGGTCTTTTGTCCGGGGTGCCTTCGTCGCCGCCTGGCGGCGACAGGGTCACCCCGACATCCTGGTCGAGAAGACCTGCGCGAACACGCTCCGGGTGCCCTTCGTCGACGCGATTCTGCCGGAGGCGCACTTCGTGCATATCCTGCGCGATGGACGCGCGGTCGTCCCCTCGGCGATGAAGCGCTGGCGCGGCGAGCTCGAACTTCCCGCCCTTGGCTACTACCTGCGAAAGCTCCGCTACGTGCCGCTCATTGATCTCCCCGTCTATGCGGGCCGCTATTTGAAGAACCGCATCGCGCTTCGGTCCGGGTCCGCGCCGCGCATGGCGATGTGGGGTCCCCGGCCGGACGGGTTTCGGGCCGACCCGGAGGTGCCGCTTGATGTCCTCTGCGCCCGGCAATGGGGCCAATGCGTCACCTCGGCCTCGACCGCGCTGGCCGACATCGCGCCCGACCGCCGGATCACGATCACCTATGAGCGCATGGTCGCGAACCCCGCGACCGTGCTGACCGAGATCGCCGGGATGTTGGGCCGGTCGCCATCCCCGGACGACATCGGGGCCGCCTCCGACATGATCCGCAGGGGCGCGGCCCGCGACCTGCCACCACTTTCCTCCGAGGCGGAAGCGCATATCGCGTCGGTCCACGTCGCGCAGCAAGGCGGAGGCGACGCGGCATGA